A single Pyxicephalus adspersus chromosome 8, UCB_Pads_2.0, whole genome shotgun sequence DNA region contains:
- the LOC140336698 gene encoding putative ferric-chelate reductase 1, with protein sequence MELSLKKVFLLVAIFPTFAMAYPNGKVEESCSTMIPGHGLPAQTSIAPYSLTISSTNYTGMSAFIVTLNKEQDGKDFKGFMIQARAPNGGTSLGTFVVNSSDVQTLKCDSPASAVSHTSRDLKSSVQVIWLPPNTQYDIQFR encoded by the exons ATGGAGCTGTCATTAAAGAAGGTGTTCCTGTTGGTTGCTATCTTCCCAACATTTGCTATGGCTTATCCTAATGGAAAAGTGGAAGAATCCTGCTCTACAATGATTCCAGGTCACGGACTGCCAGCTCAAACCTCTATTGCTCCATACAGCCTGACTATATCAAGTACAAACTACACTGGAATGTCAGCATTCATAG TTACTCTCAACAAAGAACAAGATGGAAAGGACTTCAAAGGCTTCATGATTCAGGCCCGCGCTCCCAATGGTGGCACCAGCCTAGGCACTTTTGTGGTTAATAGCTCAGATGTACAAACCCTGAAATGTGACTCTCCTGCA AGTGCAGTGAGCCACACATCAAGGGACTTAAAATCCAGTGTCCAGGTCATCTGGCTACCCCCAAATACACAATATGATATACAGTTCAGGTAA